Proteins encoded within one genomic window of Halogeometricum sp. S1BR25-6:
- a CDS encoding SDR family NAD(P)-dependent oxidoreductase produces the protein MGRANYSFDGETVVVTGGSSGIGRAVARRFGGAGANVVVADVREAPKAASGEDERAPTHARIRQDGGTASFVETDVSDPRQLESVVEAAREFGGVDVMVNNAGIFRGAPLLQTESETLDELYGVNVRSVLVGTRAAAQDMLDRGAEGTILNTASISSEFGQANHAAYDATKGAVMMLTRVAALELAQSGVRVNAVAPGSIDTRIGSSHSNRSEPPESGWQKLRKDIPMGRSADPEEIAGNYLFLASEDASYVTGHLLYADGGYAAL, from the coding sequence ATGGGCAGAGCGAACTACTCGTTCGACGGCGAAACCGTCGTCGTTACCGGCGGCAGTTCGGGAATCGGACGGGCGGTCGCACGGCGGTTCGGCGGCGCCGGGGCGAACGTCGTCGTCGCGGACGTCAGAGAGGCCCCCAAAGCGGCGAGCGGCGAGGACGAACGGGCGCCGACGCACGCTCGAATCCGTCAGGACGGCGGGACGGCGTCGTTCGTCGAGACCGACGTCTCCGACCCCCGACAACTCGAATCGGTCGTCGAGGCCGCCCGCGAGTTCGGCGGCGTGGACGTGATGGTCAACAACGCGGGCATCTTCCGGGGTGCACCGCTTCTTCAGACGGAGAGCGAGACCCTCGACGAACTGTACGGGGTCAACGTTCGAAGCGTGCTCGTGGGGACGCGGGCGGCCGCACAGGACATGCTGGACCGGGGCGCGGAGGGGACGATACTCAACACCGCGTCGATCAGTTCGGAGTTCGGACAGGCGAACCACGCGGCGTACGACGCGACCAAGGGCGCGGTGATGATGCTCACTCGGGTCGCCGCGCTCGAACTGGCGCAGAGCGGCGTCCGGGTCAACGCCGTCGCGCCGGGAAGCATCGACACGCGAATCGGGTCCTCGCATTCGAACCGGTCGGAACCCCCCGAATCCGGGTGGCAGAAACTCCGGAAGGACATTCCGATGGGACGGTCGGCCGACCCCGAAGAGATCGCCGGGAACTATCTGTTCCTCGCCAGCGAAGACGCGTCGTACGTCACGGGACACCTTCTCTACGCCGACGGCGGGTACGCGGCGCTGTAG
- a CDS encoding CynX/NimT family MFS transporter, whose amino-acid sequence MTDDGDVSTESYVLLAFATLGYFLYTFSWFSLAAYLVPIIDALGLSGTEAGVVTGAVQLSYIPLALVSGLVIDRLGSRVSLGVGLLVVGVAHVLRGSATGFTTVVAPTLLLGVGGTAVTFGLPKLVSELFPAERAGAMSSVYTVGSTLGSATVFAVAQPLVDPLVTGWRQFFTYTGVFVVAFALLWFAVSWGLWDRVERFGDDDGRTFALASVTDDLARVLTHRGLLLLVVVGTVQLFISHGLSNWLVAILRARGMAPALAGTLASLFVFVRIIGIVGVPALSDHFSTRRLPIIACGIAGAVGTVGLLASGSVWTLLVSLALVGVFAVGGLAPLVRAIPIEMEGIGPGLTAVATGLIFTVGEVGGFLGPFTIGVVYDRTGTFGPALVALAAASLLTAVAGYVMEEPARADTTGAARKSSNE is encoded by the coding sequence ATGACCGACGACGGCGACGTCTCGACCGAATCCTACGTGCTACTCGCGTTCGCCACGCTCGGCTACTTCCTGTACACGTTCTCGTGGTTCTCCCTCGCCGCATACCTCGTGCCCATCATCGACGCGCTCGGCCTATCGGGAACGGAGGCCGGCGTCGTCACCGGCGCCGTACAACTCAGCTACATCCCGCTGGCGCTCGTCTCCGGTCTCGTCATCGACCGCCTCGGGTCACGGGTCTCGCTCGGCGTCGGACTGCTCGTGGTCGGCGTCGCCCACGTTCTCAGGGGGTCCGCCACCGGGTTCACAACGGTCGTCGCGCCGACGCTCCTCCTCGGCGTCGGGGGAACAGCCGTCACGTTCGGGCTTCCCAAACTCGTCTCCGAACTGTTCCCCGCCGAGCGCGCCGGCGCGATGTCCTCGGTGTACACCGTCGGGTCGACGCTTGGAAGCGCGACCGTATTCGCCGTCGCACAACCGCTCGTCGACCCGCTGGTGACCGGGTGGCGGCAGTTCTTCACCTACACCGGCGTCTTCGTCGTCGCCTTCGCCCTGCTCTGGTTCGCCGTCTCGTGGGGACTCTGGGACCGCGTCGAGCGATTCGGCGACGACGACGGGCGGACGTTCGCGCTGGCCTCCGTCACCGACGACCTCGCGCGCGTGCTGACCCACCGCGGTCTGTTGCTGCTCGTCGTCGTGGGGACGGTGCAACTGTTCATCAGCCACGGACTGTCGAACTGGCTCGTCGCGATACTCCGAGCGCGCGGGATGGCGCCGGCGCTGGCGGGGACGCTGGCGAGCCTGTTCGTCTTCGTCCGAATCATCGGAATCGTCGGCGTCCCCGCGCTCTCCGACCACTTCTCGACCCGTCGGCTCCCGATCATCGCGTGCGGTATCGCCGGCGCGGTCGGAACGGTCGGACTGCTCGCGAGCGGGTCCGTCTGGACGCTGTTGGTCTCGCTCGCGCTGGTCGGCGTGTTCGCCGTCGGCGGACTCGCGCCGCTCGTCCGCGCGATTCCCATCGAGATGGAGGGTATCGGCCCCGGTCTCACCGCCGTCGCGACGGGTCTCATCTTCACCGTCGGCGAAGTCGGCGGCTTCCTCGGTCCGTTCACCATCGGTGTCGTCTACGACCGCACGGGGACGTTCGGCCCGGCGCTGGTCGCGCTGGCGGCCGCGAGCCTCCTCACGGCGGTCGCCGGGTACGTCATGGAGGAACCGGCGCGGGCGGACACGACCGGTGCGGCCCGCAAATCGTCGAACGAGTGA
- a CDS encoding rhamnogalacturonan acetylesterase: MASDPITVHLIGDSTAAEKAASERPETGWGTPFAERVDDSVTVENHARNGRSTRTFLEEGRWHPVVTALEAGDYVFVQFGHNDEVPSKEQYTPEAEFEANLERFVAETRERGAEVVLLTPLARRHFGEEGIPEDTHRAYSELTRDVARLHDVPLVDADERSRSLLRELGPEESESLYNHLSPGEHPNYPDGVTDDTHFSEAGARRMADLILDGVEALDLGLATRLDRDSG; encoded by the coding sequence ATGGCGTCCGACCCGATAACCGTTCACCTGATCGGAGACTCCACCGCGGCGGAGAAGGCGGCGAGCGAGCGTCCCGAAACGGGCTGGGGAACGCCGTTCGCCGAACGCGTCGACGACTCGGTGACGGTCGAGAACCACGCCCGCAACGGGCGCAGCACTCGCACCTTTCTGGAAGAGGGGCGCTGGCATCCCGTCGTGACCGCCTTGGAGGCGGGCGACTACGTGTTCGTCCAGTTCGGCCACAACGACGAGGTTCCCTCGAAAGAGCAGTACACGCCGGAAGCGGAGTTCGAGGCCAACCTCGAACGGTTCGTCGCCGAGACGCGCGAACGAGGGGCGGAAGTGGTGCTACTCACGCCTCTCGCACGCCGTCACTTCGGCGAAGAGGGGATACCGGAGGACACGCACCGAGCCTACTCGGAACTCACCAGGGACGTCGCGCGACTGCACGACGTACCCCTCGTCGACGCGGACGAGCGAAGCCGGTCTCTCCTGCGCGAGTTGGGTCCCGAGGAGTCGGAATCCCTCTACAACCATCTCTCGCCGGGCGAGCACCCGAACTACCCGGACGGCGTGACCGACGACACGCACTTCAGCGAGGCCGGCGCCCGCCGGATGGCCGACCTGATTCTCGACGGCGTCGAAGCGCTGGACCTCGGGTTGGCGACCCGCCTCGACCGGGATTCCGGATAA
- a CDS encoding ribonuclease HI family protein produces the protein MTDEGLPAEYLSPLAAGVDDVLADVGYEMTAATEVIDDAVPGHGGLFDPATERTELRGALEELSASDLARPPAVEPASDAFVLYVDGSSRGNPGPAGAGAVIVDSQETQLARLGRPAGSRTGNNVAEYVALQLGLSELLTRYEPRSLEVRIDSMTVIRDVWGGDDPTEPGVETYSEAIAAALSNVPDHRYTHLADSDPNPADALATVGADIAAFGPG, from the coding sequence GTGACCGACGAGGGACTTCCGGCCGAATACCTCTCGCCGCTCGCCGCGGGCGTCGACGACGTTCTCGCGGACGTCGGGTACGAGATGACGGCCGCCACCGAGGTCATCGACGATGCCGTCCCCGGCCACGGCGGCCTCTTCGACCCGGCGACCGAACGGACCGAGTTGCGAGGAGCGCTCGAAGAACTGTCGGCGTCGGACCTCGCTCGACCGCCCGCAGTCGAACCGGCGAGCGACGCCTTCGTGCTCTACGTCGACGGCAGTTCGCGCGGGAACCCCGGCCCCGCGGGGGCGGGGGCCGTCATCGTGGACTCCCAGGAGACGCAACTCGCACGCCTCGGCCGCCCCGCCGGTTCTCGGACGGGGAACAACGTCGCCGAGTACGTCGCCCTCCAACTCGGGCTTTCGGAGCTGCTGACCCGCTACGAGCCGCGCAGTCTGGAGGTTCGCATCGACTCGATGACGGTCATCCGGGACGTCTGGGGCGGCGACGACCCGACGGAACCGGGCGTGGAGACGTACAGCGAGGCCATCGCCGCGGCGCTGTCGAACGTCCCGGACCACCGCTACACGCACTTGGCGGACAGCGACCCGAACCCGGCGGACGCGCTGGCGACGGTGGGCGCCGACATCGCCGCGTTCGGACCGGGATAG
- a CDS encoding DMT family transporter produces MIALAVLAVSTSAILVRYSSAPSLVVALYRVLFTTVLLIPFAVRRHRGAFRRLSGPDWVAASAAGVALALHFASWFESLAWTSVAASVTIVQAQVLFVAAGAAVFLSERVTRGTVLGVVFALCGIAVMSLGDAVTGVAVTGRAPLYGNALALAAAVCMAGYLLAGRSLRQRVPLLPYVVLVYSVCVVVLLALVTATGTPLVDYPPHEWLLFLAMAVGPGVFGHTVLNWALAHVDSSVVSVSLLAEPIGSTALAFVLLGEVPTELTVAGGVVVLVGIALTSGT; encoded by the coding sequence ATGATCGCGCTCGCGGTTCTCGCGGTCAGCACCAGCGCGATTCTGGTACGGTACAGTTCGGCACCGAGCCTCGTCGTCGCGCTCTACCGAGTTCTATTCACTACCGTTCTGCTGATTCCGTTCGCGGTCCGGCGGCATCGAGGCGCCTTTCGACGACTTTCGGGCCCGGACTGGGTCGCCGCGAGCGCTGCCGGTGTCGCCCTCGCCCTCCACTTCGCCTCGTGGTTCGAGAGTCTGGCGTGGACCAGCGTCGCCGCTTCGGTCACCATCGTCCAGGCGCAGGTCCTCTTCGTCGCCGCCGGAGCGGCGGTCTTCCTCTCCGAACGCGTCACGCGGGGGACCGTCCTCGGCGTCGTCTTCGCGCTCTGCGGCATCGCGGTGATGTCGCTGGGGGACGCGGTCACCGGCGTGGCCGTCACGGGGCGGGCGCCGCTCTACGGCAACGCCCTGGCGCTGGCCGCCGCCGTCTGCATGGCCGGCTACCTCCTCGCCGGGCGTTCGCTCCGCCAGCGCGTTCCCCTCCTCCCGTACGTCGTCTTGGTCTACTCCGTCTGCGTGGTCGTGCTGCTCGCTCTCGTTACCGCCACCGGTACTCCCCTCGTCGACTACCCGCCGCATGAATGGCTGCTCTTCCTCGCGATGGCCGTCGGCCCCGGCGTCTTCGGCCACACCGTCCTGAACTGGGCGCTGGCCCACGTCGACTCCAGCGTGGTCAGCGTCTCGCTCCTCGCGGAGCCCATCGGAAGCACCGCCTTGGCGTTCGTCCTACTCGGGGAGGTGCCGACGGAACTCACCGTCGCCGGCGGCGTGGTCGTTCTCGTCGGTATCGCCCTCACCTCCGGGACGTGA
- the solA gene encoding N-methyl-L-tryptophan oxidase, which translates to MTGETSPEFDAIVVGVGGIGSATVYELARRGKTVLGLERYGIPHSRGSSHGHTRMIRRAYHEHPQYTAMIDRAYDYWKRLGDECGEQLLFKTGSVAAGPAASDVVSGARRTCEVHSIPHERIGGAEASERFPGFTLPEEYEVVYQADGGFVRPEAATVAHVELARELGATVETETRVTDWRSTRNGVKVTTETGRYEADRLVVAAGPWLGKVVDSLASTVSPERQVLSWFRPRRAEEFAPEVHPVFLVSDGEDVHYGFPTYGRPGVKFGRHYHLRERIDPDEMEREATERDGEILAEAAGRYLAVDADEPLGFETCIYTNTVDRNFIVDTLPNHSEVVVLGGFSGHGYKFAGVLGELGADLASGEEPSLDIGPFAIGR; encoded by the coding sequence ATGACGGGAGAAACGAGTCCGGAATTCGACGCAATCGTCGTCGGCGTCGGGGGAATCGGAAGCGCGACGGTCTACGAACTCGCGAGGAGAGGAAAGACGGTACTCGGACTCGAACGCTACGGAATCCCGCATTCGCGGGGGTCTTCGCACGGTCACACGCGGATGATTCGGCGGGCCTACCACGAACACCCCCAGTACACGGCGATGATCGACCGAGCGTACGACTACTGGAAGCGACTCGGGGACGAGTGCGGCGAGCAACTGCTGTTCAAGACCGGGTCGGTCGCCGCCGGCCCCGCCGCGAGCGACGTGGTGTCGGGCGCGCGGCGGACCTGCGAGGTACACTCGATTCCGCACGAACGAATCGGCGGTGCGGAGGCCTCCGAGCGGTTCCCCGGGTTCACGCTCCCCGAGGAGTACGAGGTCGTCTACCAGGCCGACGGAGGGTTCGTACGGCCCGAGGCGGCCACCGTCGCGCACGTCGAACTGGCGCGGGAACTCGGCGCGACCGTCGAAACCGAAACGAGAGTCACCGACTGGCGGTCGACGCGGAACGGCGTGAAGGTAACCACGGAGACCGGGCGGTACGAGGCGGACCGCCTCGTCGTCGCGGCCGGTCCGTGGCTCGGAAAGGTCGTCGACTCGCTGGCGTCGACCGTCAGTCCGGAGCGGCAGGTCCTCAGTTGGTTCCGACCAAGGCGGGCCGAGGAGTTCGCCCCGGAAGTTCACCCCGTATTCCTCGTCTCCGACGGGGAGGATGTCCACTACGGCTTTCCGACCTACGGTAGACCCGGCGTGAAGTTCGGTCGCCACTACCACCTCCGCGAGCGAATCGACCCCGACGAGATGGAACGGGAGGCCACCGAACGCGACGGGGAGATACTCGCCGAAGCCGCGGGTCGGTATCTCGCCGTTGACGCCGACGAACCGCTGGGCTTCGAGACGTGTATCTACACGAACACCGTCGACCGAAACTTCATCGTCGACACGCTCCCGAACCACTCGGAGGTCGTCGTCTTGGGCGGGTTCTCCGGTCACGGCTACAAGTTCGCCGGCGTCCTCGGCGAACTCGGCGCGGACCTCGCGAGCGGCGAGGAGCCCTCGCTCGACATCGGTCCGTTCGCCATCGGTCGGTGA
- a CDS encoding IclR family transcriptional regulator, whose protein sequence is MTDDEPAGLKTTATSIAVLELLEEHEGARVSELAELMGKPKSTIHGHLATLKRKQFVVQEGDFYSLGPELLRLGSKVRTRDTGYVLARTFTERLFEETGLRSIFAVEMGGRAVFLHTVSGEKIGWAHEQLGNRLYLHNTAVGKAILAELPDRRVEQVVERWGLPGETENSITDREALAAELSEIRDRGYAVNRAENFDELYGIGVAATRSPGDVVGGFSVTGPAHAVTDSDREIELARTVTDAVAEFELELSLA, encoded by the coding sequence ATGACAGACGACGAGCCGGCGGGGCTGAAGACGACGGCCACGTCGATAGCGGTGCTCGAACTGCTCGAAGAGCACGAGGGGGCCAGAGTCTCCGAACTCGCCGAGCTAATGGGAAAACCCAAGAGCACGATTCACGGCCATCTCGCGACTCTGAAGCGAAAGCAGTTCGTGGTCCAGGAGGGCGATTTCTACTCTCTCGGCCCGGAACTCCTCCGACTGGGGAGCAAGGTTCGAACGCGCGACACCGGATACGTGCTGGCTCGCACGTTCACCGAACGCCTGTTCGAGGAGACCGGTCTCCGCTCCATCTTCGCGGTGGAGATGGGGGGGCGGGCCGTCTTTCTCCACACCGTCTCCGGGGAAAAGATAGGGTGGGCGCACGAGCAACTCGGCAACCGCCTGTACCTCCACAACACCGCCGTGGGCAAAGCGATACTCGCCGAACTCCCCGACCGGCGGGTCGAACAGGTCGTCGAACGGTGGGGCCTCCCGGGCGAGACGGAGAACTCCATCACCGACCGCGAAGCGTTGGCCGCCGAACTGTCGGAGATACGCGACCGGGGGTACGCCGTCAACCGGGCGGAGAACTTCGACGAACTCTACGGCATCGGCGTCGCGGCGACCCGAAGTCCGGGCGACGTCGTCGGCGGATTCAGCGTCACCGGTCCGGCGCACGCGGTGACCGACTCGGACCGAGAGATAGAGCTAGCGCGTACCGTCACCGACGCCGTCGCGGAGTTCGAGTTGGAGCTTTCGCTCGCGTAG
- a CDS encoding Gfo/Idh/MocA family protein, whose amino-acid sequence MGVNIGYVGIDHHHRDPYFAVASQLDATVTAVCEPGRTVDVANIAAMDDRPDEVTTEGQDASELVAGASVYEDPHELVADGTVDVVWITYRSDETPAIIDSAVENGVHVISEKPIARTADDLADVAERANEAGVTVSPTMYYRRNPVAMELRDRVSEGFFGDVWTVDGRFNASQLSFRDTDHYIYDRETSRGGALQWIGPHWVDMMPWILDDPIARVNARFHEAEEADVEAGAVLQFETESGTLGTYHTGYYLSDRGKDTHLGLYGTEGQALTPLHHDSLQHEPTVPLDITSEHPDWTAAPKRTVEFEFTYDRFPAWGDFVQDYFEDYFAGYETGDVPATVDDALQLLRVLDAAYESGEQGGWVDVGN is encoded by the coding sequence ATGGGCGTGAACATCGGATACGTCGGTATCGACCACCACCACCGCGACCCCTACTTCGCCGTCGCGAGTCAACTCGACGCCACCGTCACCGCGGTATGCGAACCGGGACGCACCGTCGACGTGGCGAACATCGCGGCGATGGACGACCGGCCGGACGAGGTGACGACCGAGGGGCAGGACGCCTCCGAACTCGTCGCCGGCGCGTCGGTGTACGAGGACCCGCATGAACTCGTCGCCGACGGGACGGTCGACGTGGTCTGGATCACCTACCGAAGCGACGAGACGCCGGCAATCATCGACAGCGCCGTCGAGAACGGTGTGCACGTCATCAGCGAAAAGCCCATCGCACGGACCGCGGACGACCTGGCGGACGTCGCCGAACGGGCCAACGAGGCCGGCGTGACCGTCTCGCCGACGATGTACTACCGACGAAATCCCGTCGCGATGGAACTGCGCGACCGGGTGTCCGAGGGGTTCTTCGGCGACGTGTGGACCGTCGACGGGCGGTTCAACGCCAGTCAACTCTCCTTCCGGGACACCGACCACTACATCTACGACCGCGAGACGAGTCGCGGCGGGGCGCTCCAGTGGATCGGTCCCCACTGGGTCGACATGATGCCGTGGATCCTCGACGACCCCATCGCTCGGGTGAACGCCCGATTCCACGAGGCTGAGGAGGCCGACGTCGAAGCGGGCGCCGTCCTGCAGTTCGAGACGGAGAGTGGTACGCTCGGCACCTACCACACCGGCTACTACCTGAGCGACCGGGGGAAGGACACGCATCTCGGCCTCTACGGGACCGAAGGGCAGGCGCTGACGCCGCTTCACCACGACTCTCTGCAGCACGAACCGACGGTCCCCCTCGACATCACGTCCGAACACCCCGACTGGACGGCGGCGCCGAAGCGAACCGTCGAGTTCGAGTTCACCTACGACCGGTTCCCGGCGTGGGGTGACTTCGTGCAGGACTACTTCGAGGATTACTTCGCGGGCTACGAGACGGGCGACGTGCCCGCGACGGTAGACGACGCCCTCCAACTCCTCCGCGTCCTCGACGCGGCCTACGAGTCCGGCGAGCAGGGCGGTTGGGTCGACGTCGGCAACTGA
- a CDS encoding pectate lyase: MTPNRRAFLRALGAGSVGVTTASLVGGSAAAATVITMEGGGDDIWGTADAFHYYYAAVSGDFDVAVQNTGIESIESWTKTGPMVRESLDPNSKNVMVRRRPNGESSMQYRPEDGADTESSGGTAADWLRLKRSGDTVKTYHSTDGESWTPIKTLDASDITLSDDVYVGLAVTSHLKGTLATATFQNLSGVSPEKSQDIGDVAVAGGVDTATGVPLVSTGEATDVGGGSATFNGELTDLGGAESAECHFEYRKVPTESWETTESTTLTSPGSFGVDVEGLTARRYYEVRAVTDTSDGDTARGATEVFSTPNPSNAKTPAHAGPDSASRFDPGDGFADAAPWLDDDTPVIKITEPTRRQLEKAVNVDGERLVVFETSGTVDLGVRDLPVAYDKCYIAGQTAPSPGITLIKGRVNVVADDCVLHHVRVRLGDAGFEGDNENWALDAVNTADGTENNVIDHVSVSWSVDECLSVGYETSETTVSNCLIAEALNDSVHPKGEHGYGSLIGNDAKNVALLGNVWAFNTDRHPRLKEGTESVVANNVIYDFEDGTWMDPDTEASVVGNAYLAPNTDEANVFAEDGVETAVAYVKDNITDGDVPMVDDDVTRVDERPLWPDDLETMPPEETLNHNLANVGARPADRTATDERILENIEAGERYLVDSQTEVGGYPDLPVESRELSVPNGGTRPWLRSMTRQVETDR, encoded by the coding sequence ATGACGCCAAACAGGCGCGCGTTCCTGCGCGCACTCGGAGCCGGAAGTGTCGGAGTAACGACAGCAAGTCTCGTCGGCGGAAGCGCCGCGGCGGCGACAGTAATCACGATGGAGGGGGGCGGCGACGACATCTGGGGGACCGCCGACGCGTTCCACTACTACTACGCGGCGGTGAGCGGCGACTTCGACGTCGCCGTCCAGAACACGGGAATCGAGAGTATCGAAAGCTGGACCAAAACGGGACCGATGGTCCGCGAGTCGCTCGACCCCAACTCGAAGAACGTGATGGTCCGCCGACGGCCCAACGGCGAATCCTCGATGCAGTACCGTCCCGAGGACGGAGCCGACACGGAGAGCAGCGGCGGCACGGCCGCCGACTGGCTTCGTCTCAAACGAAGCGGTGACACGGTCAAGACCTATCACTCGACGGACGGCGAGAGCTGGACGCCCATCAAAACGCTCGACGCGTCAGACATCACCCTGAGCGACGACGTCTACGTCGGACTGGCAGTGACGAGCCATCTGAAGGGAACGCTGGCGACGGCGACGTTCCAGAACCTCTCGGGCGTCTCGCCGGAGAAGAGCCAGGATATCGGCGACGTGGCAGTCGCGGGCGGCGTCGACACTGCGACGGGCGTCCCCCTCGTTTCGACCGGCGAGGCAACCGACGTGGGGGGCGGTTCGGCCACGTTCAACGGCGAACTGACCGACCTCGGGGGCGCGGAGTCGGCCGAGTGCCACTTCGAGTACCGAAAGGTGCCGACCGAGTCTTGGGAGACCACGGAGTCGACGACGCTCACCTCGCCCGGGTCGTTCGGCGTCGACGTCGAAGGACTGACCGCGAGACGCTACTACGAGGTTCGGGCGGTGACGGACACGAGCGACGGCGACACGGCGCGGGGGGCGACCGAGGTGTTCAGCACGCCGAACCCCTCGAACGCGAAGACGCCCGCGCACGCCGGTCCGGACAGCGCGTCCCGCTTCGACCCCGGCGACGGATTCGCCGACGCGGCGCCGTGGCTCGACGACGACACGCCCGTCATCAAGATTACCGAACCGACGCGCCGCCAACTGGAGAAGGCGGTCAACGTCGACGGCGAGCGTCTGGTCGTCTTCGAGACCAGCGGCACCGTCGACCTCGGCGTGCGCGACCTCCCGGTCGCGTACGACAAGTGCTACATCGCGGGACAGACCGCCCCGTCGCCGGGAATCACGCTCATCAAGGGCCGCGTGAACGTCGTGGCGGACGACTGCGTCCTCCACCACGTCCGCGTGCGCCTCGGCGACGCCGGGTTCGAAGGGGATAACGAAAACTGGGCGCTCGACGCGGTCAACACTGCCGACGGGACGGAGAACAACGTCATCGACCACGTCTCCGTGTCGTGGAGCGTCGACGAGTGTCTCTCAGTCGGGTACGAGACGTCGGAGACGACCGTCTCGAACTGCCTCATCGCGGAGGCGCTGAACGACTCCGTTCACCCGAAAGGCGAGCACGGCTACGGGTCGCTGATAGGCAACGACGCGAAGAACGTCGCCCTGCTGGGGAACGTCTGGGCGTTCAACACCGACCGACACCCCCGACTCAAGGAGGGAACCGAGAGCGTCGTCGCCAACAATGTGATATACGACTTCGAGGACGGAACGTGGATGGACCCCGACACGGAGGCGAGCGTCGTCGGGAACGCCTACCTCGCACCTAACACCGACGAGGCGAACGTCTTCGCCGAGGACGGCGTCGAGACCGCCGTCGCGTACGTCAAGGACAATATCACGGACGGCGACGTGCCGATGGTCGACGACGACGTAACGCGGGTCGACGAACGACCGCTGTGGCCCGACGACTTGGAGACGATGCCGCCGGAGGAGACGCTCAACCACAACCTTGCGAACGTCGGCGCCCGTCCGGCCGACCGGACGGCGACCGACGAGCGCATCCTGGAGAACATCGAAGCGGGCGAGCGCTACCTCGTCGACAGTCAAACGGAGGTCGGCGGGTACCCCGACCTGCCGGTCGAGTCGCGCGAACTCAGCGTTCCTAACGGCGGCACCCGGCCGTGGCTGCGGTCGATGACCCGGCAGGTGGAAACCGACCGGTAA
- a CDS encoding Gfo/Idh/MocA family protein — protein MQEIGIIMNGVTGRMGTNQHLIRSILALREEGGVELPSGERVVPDPLLVGRNERKLRELSEEHGVERWAADPDLETCLDGDDEIYFDSQITPRRPDGLLKAMEAGKDVYCEKPLASDLDTALELARAAEEHGVKHGIVQDKLWLPGLMKLQRLIDQDFFGDILSVRVEFGYWVFPGQVQTAQRPSWNYRAEDGGGIVDDMFSHWSYVLESLFGGIETVRCLQKTHIDERIDESGDAYEATADDAAYAIMELEDDVVAQLNSSWTVRVNRDDLLEIQVDGTEGSAVAGLRDCKTQHRSNTPKPEWNPDTPKEHDFYDDWTGVPNNQEFENAFKVQWEKFIRHVVADEPFDRDFSAGARGVQLTEAAYRSSEEGRRVVLDEFEG, from the coding sequence ATGCAAGAGATAGGCATCATCATGAACGGCGTGACCGGCCGGATGGGGACGAATCAGCACCTCATCCGCTCCATCCTGGCGTTGCGAGAGGAGGGTGGCGTAGAACTTCCCAGCGGCGAACGGGTCGTGCCCGACCCGCTTCTGGTCGGCCGGAACGAGCGGAAACTCCGCGAACTGAGCGAGGAACACGGCGTCGAACGGTGGGCCGCGGACCCGGACTTGGAGACGTGTCTCGACGGCGACGACGAGATATACTTCGACTCGCAAATCACCCCTCGGCGCCCGGACGGTCTCCTGAAGGCGATGGAAGCCGGCAAGGACGTCTACTGCGAGAAACCCCTCGCGAGCGACTTGGACACCGCGCTCGAACTCGCGCGGGCGGCCGAGGAGCACGGCGTGAAACACGGCATCGTGCAGGACAAACTGTGGCTCCCGGGTCTGATGAAACTTCAGCGTCTCATCGACCAGGACTTCTTCGGCGACATCCTCTCTGTCCGCGTCGAGTTCGGGTACTGGGTGTTCCCGGGGCAAGTACAGACCGCACAGCGACCCTCGTGGAACTACCGCGCGGAGGACGGCGGCGGCATCGTCGACGACATGTTCTCTCACTGGAGCTACGTCCTCGAGAGCCTCTTCGGCGGCATCGAGACGGTCCGCTGCCTCCAGAAGACGCACATCGACGAACGCATCGACGAGTCCGGGGACGCCTACGAGGCGACGGCCGACGACGCCGCGTACGCCATCATGGAGTTGGAGGACGACGTCGTCGCGCAACTCAACTCCTCGTGGACGGTGCGCGTCAACCGCGACGACCTCCTGGAGATACAGGTCGACGGGACGGAAGGCAGCGCCGTCGCCGGCCTCCGAGACTGCAAGACGCAGCACCGCTCGAACACGCCGAAACCCGAGTGGAACCCCGATACCCCGAAGGAGCACGACTTCTACGACGACTGGACGGGCGTGCCGAACAACCAGGAGTTCGAGAACGCGTTCAAGGTCCAGTGGGAGAAGTTCATCCGCCACGTCGTCGCGGACGAACCGTTCGACCGCGACTTCTCCGCCGGCGCGCGCGGCGTGCAGTTGACCGAGGCCGCGTACCGTTCCTCCGAAGAGGGTCGGCGCGTCGTCCTCGACGAGTTCGAGGGCTGA